From a region of the Sinorhizobium sp. B11 genome:
- a CDS encoding (2Fe-2S)-binding protein, with translation MPKLTIVAFDGTRFDLDVDQGSTVMENAVRNSVPGIEAECGGACACATCHVYVDEQWTEVVGPPEAMEEDMLDFAFDVRPTSRLSCQIRMKAAYDGLTVHVPERQA, from the coding sequence ATGCCTAAACTTACCATCGTCGCCTTTGACGGAACGCGCTTCGACCTCGATGTCGATCAAGGCTCCACCGTGATGGAGAATGCGGTCCGCAATTCCGTGCCCGGCATCGAAGCCGAATGCGGCGGCGCCTGCGCCTGTGCGACCTGCCACGTCTATGTCGACGAGCAGTGGACCGAGGTCGTCGGCCCGCCGGAAGCGATGGAAGAGGATATGCTGGACTTCGCCTTTGACGTGCGTCCGACCTCGCGCCTTTCCTGTCAGATCAGGATGAAGGCCGCCTATGACGGGCTCACCGTGCACGTGCCGGAACGGCAGGCATAA
- a CDS encoding Hpt domain-containing protein: MAAVSIAFEAPDNSAGPSPSKIRPIDLVHLARQTMGDKTVEIEVLQMFARQARACLQDIASGESARVGAAAHRLKGAASSVGAFRVSQSAEAVEENNGDVAAMAALGAAVVDAENFILKLCRG; encoded by the coding sequence ATGGCAGCAGTGAGCATCGCTTTCGAAGCACCCGACAATTCCGCGGGGCCTTCGCCTTCCAAGATCCGGCCGATCGATCTTGTCCATCTCGCGCGCCAGACGATGGGCGACAAGACGGTGGAAATCGAAGTTCTCCAGATGTTTGCGCGCCAGGCGCGCGCCTGCCTGCAGGACATTGCCAGCGGCGAGTCCGCCAGGGTGGGTGCTGCAGCGCATCGCCTGAAGGGAGCGGCAAGTTCAGTCGGCGCCTTCCGGGTTTCGCAGTCAGCGGAAGCGGTGGAAGAGAACAATGGCGATGTCGCCGCGATGGCAGCACTCGGTGCGGCCGTTGTCGATGCCGAGAATTTCATTCTGAAACTCTGCCGCGGATAA
- a CDS encoding D-alanyl-D-alanine carboxypeptidase, with product MTKTTSRLIAAALSSAFLLGAFIQAEAGQASFLVDVQTGQVLEASNQDDLNYPASLTKMMTLYLTFQALHDKRLTWDQKITMSENAESKEPFKLAVGAGRKVTVKEAVESIVVLSANDSAVALAEQLGGSEQAFGTLMTEKARQLGMKDTVFKNPSGLPDPEQVTTARDMATLGVSLMRDFPEEFKLFSMRGFQFRGMKLRGHNNLMYRYNGVDGIKTGFTDASGYNVVTSAAKDGRRVVGVVMGEKTASLRDDKMAGLLDSYLPSATTATASATGGTPTMTDAQPTK from the coding sequence ATGACCAAGACGACCTCCCGGCTGATAGCCGCCGCCTTATCCTCAGCATTTCTTCTGGGCGCGTTCATTCAGGCCGAAGCCGGCCAGGCAAGTTTTCTGGTGGACGTGCAGACCGGCCAGGTTCTCGAAGCGTCCAATCAGGACGATCTGAATTATCCGGCATCGCTGACGAAGATGATGACGCTCTATCTCACCTTCCAGGCGCTGCATGACAAACGCCTGACCTGGGACCAGAAGATCACCATGTCGGAAAATGCCGAGAGCAAGGAGCCGTTCAAGCTTGCCGTCGGCGCTGGCCGCAAGGTCACGGTCAAGGAGGCCGTCGAAAGCATCGTCGTTCTCTCGGCCAATGATTCCGCTGTGGCGCTCGCCGAACAGCTGGGCGGCTCCGAACAGGCCTTCGGCACACTGATGACGGAAAAGGCCCGTCAGCTCGGCATGAAGGACACTGTCTTCAAGAACCCGTCGGGCCTGCCGGATCCGGAACAGGTGACGACCGCGCGCGATATGGCCACACTTGGCGTTTCGCTGATGCGCGACTTCCCCGAAGAGTTCAAGCTCTTCTCCATGCGCGGCTTCCAGTTCCGCGGCATGAAGCTGCGCGGCCACAACAACCTCATGTACCGCTACAACGGCGTCGACGGCATCAAGACCGGCTTCACGGATGCGTCCGGCTACAACGTCGTGACTTCGGCCGCCAAGGATGGCCGCCGCGTCGTCGGCGTCGTCATGGGCGAAAAGACCGCCAGCCTGCGCGACGACAAGATGGCCGGCCTGCTCGACAGCTACCTGCCCTCGGCGACCACCGCCACAGCCTCGGCAACGGGCGGCACGCCGACGATGACGGATGCCCAGCCCACCAAATAA
- a CDS encoding ABC-type transport auxiliary lipoprotein family protein: MGLSHVMSRRSWIRGTAIILPLTAALLAGCGTTAKNDTYDLSAASVDGSGPSAKNKQILIADPTALKALNSDQIVIRVSPSEIQYLSRSQWSDTLPRMVQAKLVEAFENSGKLGGVGKPGQGLAIDYQVVSDIRSFEIDASSGNKAVVEISVKILNDRNGTVRAQQVFRATAAAGGDNAGFVKGLDRAFTAVTDQIVGWTLKSI; encoded by the coding sequence ATGGGTCTATCGCATGTGATGTCGCGCCGTTCCTGGATCCGCGGAACGGCGATTATTTTGCCGCTGACGGCAGCCCTTCTCGCAGGCTGCGGAACGACGGCAAAGAACGACACCTATGATCTCTCGGCAGCCTCAGTCGATGGCAGCGGTCCGTCGGCCAAAAACAAGCAGATCCTGATTGCCGACCCGACTGCGCTCAAGGCGCTGAACAGCGACCAGATCGTCATCCGCGTTTCGCCCTCGGAAATCCAGTATCTGTCACGCTCGCAGTGGAGCGATACGCTGCCGCGCATGGTGCAGGCAAAGCTCGTCGAAGCCTTCGAGAATTCCGGCAAGCTCGGCGGCGTCGGCAAGCCGGGGCAGGGACTGGCGATCGACTATCAGGTCGTGAGCGACATCAGATCTTTCGAAATCGATGCTTCCTCCGGCAACAAGGCCGTGGTGGAGATTTCGGTGAAGATCCTCAACGACCGCAACGGTACAGTGCGCGCCCAGCAGGTCTTCCGTGCGACGGCGGCTGCCGGCGGCGACAATGCGGGCTTCGTGAAGGGGCTCGATCGAGCGTTTACGGCGGTGACCGACCAGATCGTCGGCTGGACGCTGAAGTCGATCTAA
- a CDS encoding MlaD family protein produces METKANYTIVGFFTVLVIAAAFGFVYWMAEYGRSGPMAELIVRIPGSANGLSVGSPVRFNGIQVGSVQTLSIDADDPQYSLAFTEVRSDAPIYPSTKAALEIQGLTGAAYIELSGGRKEDKNILQQALESGKRAVIVADQSSVTNLLATADKILDRANDAVGDVQGFVRDARGPLTKTLQNAETFSDALAKNSGNIDSFLQSVGDLSNTVRNVSGRVDSTLAAVEDLVKAVDAKKINTILSNAEKVSRDIADASGGLKGLVDKVDQTVTTYNEFGKKAQVTLDRVDTLVAAIDTNKIKGSVDDIAQATKDARAAVASIRDVTNTVADRKKDIDQTIQDVQQMANKLNSASTRVDGILIKVDALLGSDNTNSLFTEARATLESFKKVADSVNARIGPIADNLQRFSGSGLSDVQTLVNELRGTANNLNNAISNFDQNPQRIIFGGPTVKQYDGRTRR; encoded by the coding sequence ATGGAAACCAAAGCCAATTACACGATCGTCGGCTTTTTCACCGTTCTGGTGATCGCGGCCGCATTCGGTTTCGTCTACTGGATGGCCGAATATGGCCGCAGCGGGCCGATGGCCGAGCTGATCGTGCGCATCCCGGGCTCAGCCAACGGCCTCAGCGTCGGTTCGCCTGTCCGGTTCAACGGCATTCAGGTCGGCTCGGTGCAGACGCTCTCCATCGATGCCGACGACCCGCAATATTCGCTGGCCTTTACCGAAGTTCGCTCGGATGCGCCGATCTATCCCTCGACCAAGGCTGCGCTTGAAATTCAGGGCCTGACGGGTGCGGCCTATATCGAGCTTTCCGGCGGCCGCAAGGAAGACAAGAACATTCTCCAGCAGGCACTGGAAAGCGGCAAACGCGCCGTCATCGTCGCCGATCAGTCGAGCGTCACCAACCTGCTCGCAACCGCCGACAAGATCCTCGACCGTGCCAATGATGCCGTTGGCGATGTGCAGGGCTTCGTGCGCGACGCGCGCGGGCCACTGACCAAGACCTTGCAGAATGCCGAAACCTTCTCGGATGCGCTGGCCAAGAATTCCGGCAATATCGACAGCTTCCTGCAGAGTGTAGGCGATCTCTCCAACACGGTGCGCAATGTCTCCGGCCGTGTCGATTCGACGCTTGCGGCCGTCGAGGATCTGGTGAAGGCGGTCGACGCGAAGAAGATCAACACGATCCTGAGCAATGCCGAGAAGGTGAGCCGTGACATAGCCGACGCCTCCGGCGGTCTGAAGGGGCTCGTCGACAAGGTCGACCAGACGGTGACGACCTACAACGAATTCGGCAAGAAGGCACAGGTCACACTCGATCGTGTCGATACACTGGTCGCCGCCATCGACACCAACAAGATAAAGGGCTCGGTCGACGATATTGCCCAGGCGACGAAGGATGCCCGCGCCGCCGTCGCCTCGATCCGCGATGTCACCAACACCGTGGCGGACCGGAAGAAGGATATCGACCAGACGATCCAGGATGTTCAGCAGATGGCAAACAAGCTGAACTCGGCTTCGACCCGTGTCGACGGCATCCTCATCAAGGTCGATGCGCTGCTCGGCTCCGACAATACCAATTCGCTCTTTACCGAGGCGCGCGCGACGCTCGAATCCTTCAAGAAGGTTGCCGACAGCGTCAATGCGCGCATCGGGCCGATCGCCGACAACCTGCAGCGCTTCTCAGGCAGCGGGCTCAGCGACGTCCAGACGCTGGTCAATGAGCTGCGCGGCACGGCGAACAATCTCAACAATGCCATCAGCAATTTCGACCAGAACCCGCAGCGGATCATCTTCGGCGGACCGACGGTCAAGCAATATGACGGGCGCACACGGCGCTAG
- a CDS encoding ABC transporter ATP-binding protein — protein sequence MADNVDQQPIEETRNGDRDIVLSARDVTVGFGSKVVLDKLNLDIYRGEILGFVGASGTGKSVLMRTVLRLLPRRSGTIKILGQDFDELNEQERNALDMRLGVLFQQGALFSSLTVKENIQVPMREYLDLPSSLMDELAHLKIRMVGLAADAADKYPSELSGGMIKRAALARALALDPELVFLDEPTSGLDPIGAAEFDELIANLRDSLGLTVYMVTHDLDSLFSVCDRIAVLGKKRVMVEGTIDDMLAYDDPWVQAYFKGKRARSIVPQDDAPAARAQHDSGK from the coding sequence ATGGCGGACAACGTGGATCAGCAACCGATCGAAGAGACCAGGAACGGTGATCGCGACATCGTGCTTTCAGCGCGTGACGTCACTGTCGGTTTTGGCTCCAAGGTCGTGCTCGACAAGCTCAACCTCGATATCTACCGCGGGGAGATCCTCGGCTTCGTCGGCGCTTCCGGCACCGGCAAATCGGTGCTGATGCGCACCGTCCTGCGCCTGCTGCCGCGCCGTTCCGGCACCATCAAGATTCTCGGCCAGGATTTCGACGAGCTCAACGAGCAGGAACGCAATGCGCTCGACATGCGCCTTGGCGTGCTCTTCCAGCAGGGCGCGCTCTTCTCCTCGCTGACGGTGAAGGAGAACATCCAGGTGCCGATGCGTGAATATCTGGACCTGCCGAGTTCGCTGATGGATGAGCTTGCGCATCTGAAGATCCGCATGGTGGGGCTCGCGGCGGATGCGGCCGACAAATATCCTTCCGAGCTGTCAGGCGGCATGATCAAGCGCGCGGCACTTGCCCGCGCGCTGGCGCTCGACCCGGAACTCGTCTTCCTCGACGAGCCGACGTCAGGCCTCGATCCCATCGGGGCTGCGGAATTCGACGAGCTGATCGCCAATCTGCGCGATAGCCTGGGGTTAACAGTCTATATGGTGACCCACGACCTCGACAGCCTGTTCTCGGTCTGCGACCGTATTGCCGTGCTTGGAAAGAAGCGGGTAATGGTGGAAGGAACGATCGACGACATGCTGGCCTACGACGATCCGTGGGTTCAGGCCTACTTCAAGGGCAAGCGCGCGCGTTCGATCGTGCCGCAGGACGACGCGCCGGCGGCCCGGGCGCAGCATGACAGCGGGAAGTGA
- a CDS encoding MlaE family lipid ABC transporter permease subunit produces the protein MKDTSILKSEKRNAASLHVDDRAEGSGQHVHLEGNWRSANLHLVLQDFDKLARSNSGDLTLDLSNVTDIDTAGIWLLCRLKKQQEEAGRTVRFEGTNQHIDELIATFSKEPDKQEPEQKENGSLMERVFAPIGRMTFDVWDNLAAAMYILGSAVRGAQMKFGRGSGVSPASIVNQIDHMGVRAVPIILLMSFLIGAIIAQQGAFQLRYFGAEIFVVDLVGILQLREIGVLLTAIMIAGRSGSAITAEIGSMKMREEVDALKVMGLNPIGVLIFPRLVALTVALPLLTVIANFASLAGAAAVAYLYSGITFATFLSRLHEAVTLSTILAGMIKAPFMALVIGIVAAVEGLKVGGSAESLGQHVTASVVKAIFVVILMDGLFAMFYAAIDF, from the coding sequence TTGAAAGACACAAGTATTTTGAAGTCCGAGAAACGCAACGCCGCCTCGCTGCATGTGGACGACCGAGCCGAGGGCTCTGGCCAGCATGTGCATCTCGAAGGCAATTGGCGCAGCGCCAACCTCCATCTCGTCCTGCAGGATTTCGACAAGCTCGCACGCAGCAATAGCGGCGACCTGACGCTCGATCTTTCCAATGTCACAGATATCGACACGGCCGGCATCTGGTTGCTTTGCCGGCTAAAGAAGCAGCAGGAAGAAGCTGGGCGGACTGTCCGTTTCGAAGGCACGAACCAGCATATCGACGAGCTGATCGCCACCTTCTCCAAGGAGCCTGATAAGCAGGAGCCCGAGCAGAAGGAAAACGGTTCGCTCATGGAGCGCGTCTTTGCGCCGATCGGCCGCATGACCTTTGATGTCTGGGACAATCTGGCCGCCGCCATGTACATCCTCGGATCGGCGGTGCGCGGCGCGCAGATGAAGTTCGGCCGAGGCAGCGGCGTATCGCCCGCTTCGATCGTCAACCAGATCGACCATATGGGTGTGCGGGCCGTTCCGATCATCCTGCTGATGTCCTTCCTGATCGGCGCGATCATTGCGCAGCAGGGCGCCTTCCAGCTTCGCTATTTCGGCGCTGAAATCTTCGTCGTCGACCTTGTCGGCATCCTGCAGCTTCGTGAAATCGGCGTGCTTCTGACGGCGATCATGATCGCCGGCCGCTCGGGCAGTGCCATCACCGCCGAAATCGGCTCCATGAAGATGCGCGAGGAAGTCGACGCGCTGAAGGTGATGGGCCTCAACCCGATCGGCGTGCTGATCTTCCCGCGGCTGGTGGCGCTCACTGTTGCGCTGCCGCTTCTGACCGTGATTGCCAACTTTGCTTCGCTGGCGGGTGCCGCTGCCGTCGCCTATCTTTATTCGGGCATTACATTCGCCACCTTCCTGTCGCGCCTGCATGAGGCCGTAACGCTTTCGACCATATTGGCCGGCATGATCAAGGCGCCGTTCATGGCGCTCGTCATCGGCATCGTCGCCGCGGTCGAAGGCCTGAAGGTCGGCGGCAGCGCCGAATCGCTCGGCCAGCATGTGACCGCCTCCGTCGTGAAGGCGATTTTCGTCGTCATCCTGATGGACGGACTTTTTGCGATGTTCTATGCAGCGATCGATTTCTGA
- a CDS encoding dipeptide epimerase encodes MPRNLDIQMNSFPIAGTFTISRGAKTSAEVITCTLTESGAKGWGECVPYRRYGETTESVMAQIEAARPLIEDGISRAALLHAMPPGAARNAVDCALWDLEAKLSGRSVADRLDLRKLKSLTTAYTISLGEPDVMAAQAREHAQRPLLKVKVGTGDDESRILAVRAAAPDSAIILDANEGWPEDRLEHHLRIAAEANIALVEQPLPAGRDDMLAEIARHVLVCADESVHHTGDLASLADRYDAINIKLDKTGGLTEALEMKEEAQRLGFSIMVGCMVGTSLAMAPAVLLAQDADFVDLDGPLLLARDREPGLNYAGSLVFPPDASLWG; translated from the coding sequence ATGCCGCGCAATCTTGATATCCAGATGAATTCATTCCCGATTGCGGGAACTTTCACCATCTCGCGCGGGGCAAAGACCTCCGCAGAGGTGATCACCTGCACGCTGACAGAATCAGGTGCCAAAGGATGGGGCGAATGTGTGCCCTACCGCCGCTATGGCGAGACGACGGAAAGCGTGATGGCGCAGATCGAAGCGGCCCGCCCGCTGATCGAGGATGGCATCTCCCGGGCCGCACTGTTGCATGCCATGCCGCCGGGCGCGGCCCGCAATGCCGTCGATTGCGCGCTGTGGGATCTCGAAGCCAAGCTATCAGGCCGGAGCGTTGCCGACCGGCTCGATCTGCGCAAGCTGAAGTCCCTGACGACAGCCTATACGATCTCGCTCGGAGAACCCGATGTCATGGCAGCCCAGGCGCGTGAACATGCGCAGCGCCCGCTTCTGAAGGTCAAGGTCGGCACTGGCGATGACGAAAGCCGCATTTTGGCAGTGCGCGCCGCCGCGCCCGATTCCGCCATCATCCTCGATGCCAACGAGGGCTGGCCGGAAGACAGGCTTGAACATCATCTTCGTATCGCTGCCGAAGCCAATATCGCGCTGGTGGAGCAGCCGCTGCCGGCCGGCCGTGACGACATGCTGGCCGAGATCGCTCGCCATGTGCTCGTCTGCGCCGATGAAAGCGTCCATCACACCGGCGACCTCGCAAGCCTTGCCGACCGCTATGACGCGATCAACATCAAACTGGATAAGACCGGCGGCCTGACGGAAGCGCTGGAAATGAAGGAGGAAGCCCAGCGGCTCGGCTTCTCCATCATGGTCGGCTGCATGGTCGGCACGTCGCTTGCGATGGCGCCTGCCGTTCTTCTGGCGCAGGACGCCGATTTCGTCGATCTCGACGGCCCGCTGCTCTTGGCCCGCGACCGCGAGCCCGGTCTGAACTATGCCGGCTCCCTCGTATTCCCGCCCGACGCCAGCCTCTGGGGCTGA